A DNA window from Boseongicola sp. contains the following coding sequences:
- a CDS encoding GNAT family N-acetyltransferase — protein sequence MEFVSNPRYRARFARGAEDVRAAQGLRYEAFVSGKRPGGREADALDDICKHVLIEDCATGDLVATFRVLPLRDGREIGRSYSARYYDLDGLTGYDQPMVEMGRFCVRPGLKDPDILRVAWGALTKFVDQEGVGMLFGCSSFAGTDSAAYADAFAMLRDKHLAPRRWLPRVKAPDVFRFARRLRRAPDRVKAFKTMPPLLRSYLTMGGWVSDHAVVDRDLNTLYVFTGLEIGSIPPARVRALRAVAG from the coding sequence ATGGAATTCGTGTCAAATCCGCGTTACCGCGCCCGCTTTGCAAGAGGCGCTGAAGACGTTCGGGCCGCGCAAGGCTTACGGTATGAGGCATTTGTTTCCGGTAAGCGGCCCGGGGGGCGCGAGGCGGATGCCCTGGACGACATTTGCAAGCATGTCTTGATCGAGGATTGCGCGACCGGGGATCTGGTGGCGACCTTTCGGGTCTTGCCACTACGGGACGGGCGCGAGATCGGGCGCAGCTATTCTGCGCGGTATTATGATTTGGATGGGTTGACCGGCTATGATCAGCCGATGGTCGAGATGGGGCGGTTCTGCGTGCGGCCCGGTTTGAAAGATCCGGATATATTGCGGGTGGCCTGGGGGGCACTCACCAAGTTTGTCGATCAAGAAGGTGTGGGGATGCTGTTTGGGTGTTCGTCGTTCGCAGGAACGGACTCGGCGGCCTATGCTGATGCCTTCGCCATGCTGCGCGACAAGCACCTGGCGCCGCGCCGGTGGTTGCCACGGGTGAAAGCGCCGGATGTGTTTCGCTTTGCGCGGCGGTTGCGGCGCGCGCCGGACAGGGTGAAGGCGTTCAAGACCATGCCACCATTGCTGCGGTCCTATCTGACAATGGGTGGTTGGGTCAGCGATCACGCGGTGGTGGACCGCGATTTGAATACTTTGTACGTCTTCACCGGTCTTGAGATCGGGTCGATCCCACCGGCGCGTGTGCGAGCTTTGCGTGCTGTGGCCGGTTGA
- a CDS encoding ATP-binding cassette domain-containing protein: MARAPLLQLTDISLTFGGDPVFDNLSTTVQPGDRLALVGRNGSGKSTLMKVMAGLVEADRGDRVVSPGDSVGYMAQEPEMRGCATLGDYALRDMDDSESWRVEAVAEKLKFDPATAVDAASGGERRRAALAKLIAEAPDLMLLDEPTNHLDIEAIVWLEEHLKSTRSAFIVISHDRAFLRALTKGTLWIDRGAVRRQDTGFAGFEAWRDKVWADEDDARHKLNRKIKAEARWAVEGISARRKRNQGRVRALQELRATRSAQIRREGTAAMALEAGPKSGKRVIEATGISRIFDGKVICEDFSLRVQRGERVAFVGPNGVGKTTLIQILTGELAPDAGEVVLGTNLEMAVFDQRREALDPNATLWESLTGDSSMRVSGSSDQVMVRGVPKHVVGYLKEFLFDEAQARAPVRSLSGGEKARLLLARIMAKPSNLLVLDEPTNDLDIETLDLLQELLDDFDGTVLLVSHDRDFLDRVATTTVAMEGAGRLVVHAGGWSDYAPKRQLVESSVVSKGAAKKAAKAEAKTKSGLSFTEKHRLAELPDVIARFEAEIAKLEQLMADPELYSREPLKFEKATKALAERQGKLAAAEDEWLQLEEKSAAS, translated from the coding sequence ATGGCACGCGCACCTTTACTTCAACTGACCGACATCTCGCTGACTTTCGGCGGGGATCCGGTGTTTGATAACCTGTCCACTACGGTTCAACCCGGCGACCGGCTGGCGCTTGTGGGGCGCAACGGGTCCGGCAAATCGACTTTAATGAAAGTCATGGCCGGGTTGGTTGAGGCAGATCGCGGTGACCGTGTGGTCAGTCCTGGCGACAGCGTCGGATATATGGCGCAGGAACCCGAAATGCGGGGCTGCGCAACGCTGGGCGATTACGCTTTGCGCGATATGGACGACAGCGAAAGTTGGCGGGTTGAGGCGGTTGCGGAAAAGTTGAAGTTTGACCCTGCGACGGCTGTTGACGCGGCGTCTGGCGGGGAACGGCGACGGGCAGCATTGGCGAAGCTGATCGCCGAAGCGCCGGATCTGATGTTGCTGGATGAGCCGACGAACCATTTGGATATCGAAGCGATCGTCTGGCTGGAAGAGCATTTGAAATCAACGCGTTCGGCCTTCATCGTGATCTCGCACGATCGGGCGTTCTTACGCGCGCTGACCAAGGGGACGTTGTGGATTGATCGCGGCGCGGTGCGTCGGCAGGACACGGGTTTTGCAGGGTTTGAAGCCTGGCGCGACAAGGTCTGGGCTGATGAGGATGACGCGCGCCACAAGTTGAATCGCAAGATAAAGGCCGAGGCACGCTGGGCGGTTGAAGGTATTTCGGCGCGGCGCAAGCGCAATCAAGGGCGTGTTCGCGCCTTGCAGGAATTGCGCGCTACCCGGTCGGCGCAGATCCGGCGCGAAGGCACGGCGGCCATGGCACTGGAAGCCGGGCCGAAGTCCGGCAAGCGGGTGATCGAGGCGACCGGTATTTCGAGGATTTTTGACGGCAAGGTCATTTGCGAAGATTTCTCGCTGCGGGTTCAGCGGGGGGAGCGGGTGGCTTTTGTCGGCCCGAACGGGGTCGGTAAGACCACACTAATCCAAATACTGACGGGGGAGTTGGCACCGGACGCCGGCGAGGTGGTGCTCGGGACCAACCTAGAGATGGCCGTGTTTGATCAGAGGCGCGAGGCTTTGGATCCGAATGCAACGCTTTGGGAAAGCCTGACCGGGGATAGTTCGATGCGGGTGTCGGGAAGCTCGGATCAGGTGATGGTGCGAGGTGTGCCAAAGCACGTGGTCGGGTATTTGAAGGAGTTCCTGTTCGACGAAGCGCAGGCGCGCGCGCCGGTGCGGTCTTTGTCGGGGGGCGAGAAGGCGCGGCTTTTGCTGGCGCGGATCATGGCCAAGCCGTCGAACTTGCTGGTTCTGGACGAGCCAACCAACGATCTGGACATCGAGACGCTGGATCTGTTGCAGGAGTTGCTGGACGACTTTGACGGCACGGTTCTGCTGGTCAGCCACGACCGGGACTTTCTGGATCGGGTGGCGACGACGACCGTGGCGATGGAGGGGGCCGGACGGCTGGTTGTGCACGCGGGCGGCTGGTCGGATTATGCGCCCAAGCGGCAGTTGGTGGAAAGCTCGGTTGTCTCGAAAGGGGCTGCAAAGAAGGCTGCGAAGGCCGAAGCGAAGACGAAGTCCGGCTTGAGCTTTACTGAAAAGCACCGGTTGGCCGAGTTACCGGACGTGATTGCGCGGTTCGAGGCTGAGATTGCCAAATTGGAGCAGTTGATGGCGGATCCAGAGCTGTATTCGCGCGAGCCTTTGAAGTTTGAAAAGGCGACGAAGGCGTTGGCCGAAAGACAGGGGAAGTTGGCCGCGGCTGAGGACGAGTGGTTGCAGTTGGAAGAAAAGTCAGCCGCGAGCTGA
- a CDS encoding DUF1800 family protein: MRLEKGQHGRNGLPMVQKSTIAAIRFGYGFRPGEATVGTADALLAGVAGKDAVQAQFRIASTKTRAELIAERRAATAKARKGEAGGERAKKRADGKVRNQTMNDVKTTFQRAIASRTGFRERLVAFWTDHFTVAANGPVLSALVPDLVENAIRPHVGGRFGDMLEAVTLHPAMLIYLNQVQSAGPNSVAGKRRGKGLNENLAREVLELHTLGVGAGYTQDDVRQLAELLTGLSVDKSGFTFRSRIAEPGAEVVLGKRYGGGEASLGDIRAVLADIAVHPDTARHLARKLIVHFVGGEVPEDWVEAIAKVYQASGGDLMATYGALLEEPRAWAEPFNNVKRPFDFMISALRAAQAPASVLDDLKGRELRQGLMEPLMAMGQPLFRPNGPDGWAEAPEAWITPATLAARLQWSGAMADRFLTDVDPRGFLDGALADAASPFLKFAVAGSESRAEGVALALASPEFNRR; the protein is encoded by the coding sequence ATGCGTTTAGAAAAGGGACAACACGGAAGGAACGGGCTTCCTATGGTTCAGAAAAGCACGATTGCGGCGATACGGTTCGGTTATGGGTTTCGGCCGGGTGAAGCCACGGTTGGGACCGCAGACGCTTTGTTGGCGGGTGTTGCTGGTAAAGACGCGGTGCAAGCGCAGTTTCGGATCGCCTCGACCAAAACGCGGGCCGAGCTGATTGCCGAGCGGCGTGCGGCGACTGCGAAGGCGCGAAAGGGCGAGGCCGGTGGCGAGCGTGCAAAAAAACGCGCTGACGGCAAAGTGCGAAACCAGACCATGAACGATGTGAAGACGACGTTTCAGCGGGCTATCGCCTCGCGCACGGGATTTCGCGAACGGTTGGTGGCGTTTTGGACTGATCATTTCACGGTGGCTGCGAATGGGCCGGTTCTGTCGGCGCTGGTGCCCGATCTGGTCGAAAACGCGATACGGCCCCATGTGGGCGGGCGATTTGGCGATATGCTGGAAGCGGTTACGCTGCATCCAGCGATGCTGATTTATCTCAATCAAGTGCAATCAGCGGGGCCGAATTCCGTTGCCGGAAAGCGGCGGGGCAAGGGGCTGAACGAGAACCTGGCGCGCGAAGTTTTGGAGCTGCATACGCTGGGTGTTGGGGCTGGATACACTCAAGACGATGTGCGGCAGTTGGCAGAGCTTTTGACGGGTCTGTCGGTGGACAAATCGGGGTTTACATTTCGGTCGCGTATTGCCGAACCTGGGGCCGAGGTGGTTCTGGGCAAGCGGTATGGCGGCGGGGAAGCATCGCTGGGTGATATTCGTGCGGTGCTGGCGGATATTGCCGTGCATCCTGACACAGCACGTCATCTGGCGCGAAAGCTGATCGTGCATTTCGTCGGTGGCGAGGTGCCTGAGGATTGGGTCGAGGCGATTGCGAAAGTCTATCAGGCCAGCGGTGGCGATCTTATGGCGACATATGGGGCGCTGTTGGAAGAACCGCGCGCTTGGGCCGAGCCGTTCAACAACGTCAAACGGCCCTTTGATTTCATGATCTCTGCTCTGCGGGCGGCGCAGGCCCCCGCAAGCGTCTTGGACGACCTGAAAGGGCGCGAATTGCGTCAGGGATTGATGGAACCCCTGATGGCGATGGGTCAGCCGCTGTTTCGCCCCAATGGACCGGATGGCTGGGCGGAAGCGCCGGAGGCTTGGATCACGCCTGCAACTTTGGCGGCGCGATTGCAGTGGTCAGGCGCAATGGCGGATCGGTTCTTGACGGACGTTGATCCCAGAGGGTTTCTTGACGGGGCATTGGCGGATGCGGCGTCGCCATTTCTGAAATTCGCCGTGGCCGGATCGGAAAGCCGGGCCGAAGGTGTGGCGCTTGCTTTAGCCTCGCCCGAGTTCAATCGCCGGTAG
- a CDS encoding DUF1501 domain-containing protein has product MTVSRRKFLGRSLALGCSAAASPFLTPVTLASAPGDARLVVIVLRGAMDGLDVVRPVGDADYARHRPGLSDQGFSDLDGFFGLHAALDPLMPMWNAGELGFAHAVSTPYRNKRSHFDGQDFLENGGAASSGALTDARDGWLNRALGHLPGVNVRTAFAVGREQLLLLNGDVPVSSWSPDGTLDMSPQAQLLLAKVYEQDPLFHRAAAQAMELADLSGGGMGGMSARQAGRAEALAGFAAERLSEESRIAAFSLTGWDTHANQSSSLTRALGELRVAIETLKSGLGRDWDNTLVMGLTEFGRTVRENGSRGTDHGTGGAAVFAGGAVNGGRVFGQWPGLGEGQLFEDRDLMPTADVRSYAGWALRGLFGLQTSHIEAAIFPGLDMGRDPGLLA; this is encoded by the coding sequence ATGACTGTATCTCGTCGGAAATTCTTAGGACGCTCGCTGGCATTAGGGTGTTCAGCGGCTGCCAGCCCATTTTTGACGCCGGTTACTTTGGCATCTGCCCCCGGAGACGCGCGTTTGGTTGTGATCGTGCTGCGCGGGGCGATGGACGGGCTGGACGTGGTGCGCCCGGTGGGCGATGCGGACTATGCGCGGCATCGGCCCGGATTGTCGGATCAGGGGTTCAGCGATCTGGATGGGTTTTTCGGCCTGCACGCCGCTTTGGACCCGTTGATGCCGATGTGGAATGCAGGCGAACTGGGTTTTGCCCATGCGGTCTCGACGCCCTATCGCAACAAGCGCAGCCATTTCGACGGGCAGGATTTTCTGGAAAACGGCGGCGCGGCAAGTTCGGGCGCATTGACCGATGCACGCGATGGCTGGTTGAATCGGGCGCTGGGGCATTTGCCGGGCGTTAATGTGCGCACTGCCTTTGCTGTGGGGCGCGAACAGTTGTTGCTGTTGAATGGGGATGTGCCGGTGTCCAGTTGGTCACCTGATGGTACGCTGGATATGTCGCCGCAAGCGCAGTTGTTATTGGCCAAGGTTTACGAACAGGACCCGCTGTTTCATCGCGCGGCTGCGCAGGCCATGGAACTGGCGGATTTGTCGGGTGGGGGCATGGGTGGCATGTCGGCGCGACAGGCTGGCCGGGCTGAGGCTTTGGCGGGTTTTGCGGCCGAACGGTTAAGCGAAGAAAGCCGGATTGCAGCGTTTTCATTGACCGGCTGGGACACCCACGCCAATCAATCCAGTTCTTTGACGCGCGCCTTGGGCGAGTTGCGGGTGGCGATAGAGACTTTGAAATCGGGCCTGGGTCGCGATTGGGACAATACATTGGTGATGGGTCTGACGGAGTTCGGGCGGACAGTGCGCGAAAACGGATCACGCGGGACAGATCACGGGACTGGCGGAGCCGCAGTATTTGCGGGTGGTGCGGTAAACGGGGGCCGTGTCTTTGGGCAATGGCCGGGTTTGGGCGAAGGCCAATTGTTCGAGGACCGCGATCTTATGCCAACGGCGGATGTGCGCAGCTATGCCGGTTGGGCGTTGCGGGGGCTGTTCGGGCTGCAGACCAGTCATATCGAGGCGGCGATTTTCCCCGGCCTTGATATGGGGCGGGATCCTGGGTTGCTGGCCTGA
- the rplM gene encoding 50S ribosomal protein L13 → MKTFTATPAEIEKSWVLIDAEGVVLGRLASIIAMRLRGKHKASFTPHMDMGDNVIVINADKIQLTGKKRDKPNYWHTGYPGGIKSRTTGQILEGKHPERVVMQAVKRMLPGNKLSRHQMTNLRVYAGAEHPHEAQDPTVVDVASMNKKNTRS, encoded by the coding sequence ATGAAAACCTTTACCGCTACTCCGGCGGAGATCGAAAAGAGCTGGGTGCTGATCGACGCTGAGGGCGTTGTTCTGGGCCGTCTGGCGTCGATCATCGCCATGCGCCTTCGCGGCAAACACAAGGCCTCGTTCACTCCGCACATGGATATGGGCGACAACGTCATCGTCATCAATGCTGACAAGATCCAGCTGACGGGCAAGAAACGCGACAAGCCGAATTACTGGCACACTGGCTATCCGGGCGGCATCAAATCCCGCACCACCGGTCAGATCCTGGAAGGCAAGCACCCCGAGCGTGTTGTCATGCAGGCCGTCAAGCGCATGTTGCCTGGCAACAAGCTGAGCCGTCATCAGATGACCAATCTTCGCGTTTATGCAGGTGCCGAGCATCCGCACGAGGCGCAGGACCCAACTGTTGTGGATGTTGCATCCATGAACAAAAAGAACACCCGGAGCTGA
- the rpsI gene encoding 30S ribosomal protein S9, translated as MAEDIKSLDNLKEVVAEGTTEAVAVEAVVDVAALPEPVRDELGRSYATGKRKDAVARVWIKPGSGKVSVNGRELEVYFARPVLQMILRQPFQVAGVDGQFDVMATVKGGGLSGQADAVKHGISKALQLYEPSLRGALKAAGFLTRDSRVVERKKYGKAKARKSFQFSKR; from the coding sequence ATGGCAGAAGACATCAAATCGTTGGACAACCTGAAAGAGGTTGTCGCCGAGGGCACAACCGAGGCAGTTGCTGTTGAAGCTGTTGTTGACGTTGCAGCCCTTCCTGAGCCCGTTCGCGACGAACTGGGCCGGTCTTATGCCACTGGCAAGCGAAAGGACGCGGTAGCCCGTGTCTGGATCAAGCCAGGCTCTGGCAAAGTATCGGTCAATGGTCGCGAGTTGGAAGTTTACTTCGCGCGCCCTGTTTTGCAGATGATCTTGCGTCAGCCGTTTCAGGTTGCAGGCGTCGACGGTCAGTTCGACGTTATGGCAACCGTCAAAGGCGGTGGCTTGTCGGGTCAAGCTGATGCGGTCAAGCACGGCATCTCGAAAGCGCTTCAGCTTTATGAACCATCGCTGCGCGGTGCTTTGAAAGCCGCTGGCTTCCTGACACGCGATAGCCGTGTGGTTGAGCGGAAGAAATACGGTAAGGCCAAAGCACGGAAGAGCTTCCAGTTCTCCAAGCGTTAA
- a CDS encoding GNAT family N-acetyltransferase → MTPPQFRRVTTPREIETVVNIAGPIWMEHYASIIGADQVNYMLRTLHSKAAIADEIAHKNARLYLIELEGQNVGYLSVHPREESLFLSKVYIQSSTRGNGLGKAALQFVKDMAERDGHSAITLTVNKMNLNTIAIYEKIGFEKTQEVTFDIGEGYVMDDYVMTWQL, encoded by the coding sequence ATGACGCCCCCCCAATTTCGACGTGTGACAACGCCCCGGGAAATCGAAACGGTGGTCAACATTGCAGGGCCGATCTGGATGGAGCATTACGCCTCGATCATCGGCGCCGATCAGGTCAACTATATGTTGCGCACTCTGCACTCAAAGGCTGCTATCGCTGACGAAATCGCACACAAAAATGCCCGTCTCTACCTGATTGAGCTTGAAGGCCAAAATGTCGGTTATCTTTCAGTGCATCCCCGCGAAGAGAGCCTGTTTCTGAGCAAGGTCTATATTCAGTCATCCACACGCGGCAATGGATTGGGAAAAGCAGCACTTCAGTTTGTTAAAGACATGGCGGAACGTGACGGCCACTCAGCGATCACGCTGACTGTCAACAAGATGAACCTGAACACCATCGCGATCTATGAAAAGATTGGCTTTGAGAAAACCCAAGAAGTCACATTCGATATTGGCGAGGGCTATGTCATGGACGACTATGTGATGACCTGGCAGTTATAG
- a CDS encoding TetR family transcriptional regulator, with protein MPKRGYHHGNLRQALVDAALILIEEKGPTGFTLSEAAKRAGVTPAAVYRHFEGREDLIAEAARQGYEIFADLMEYAYETGQPSDLASFEATGRAYLAFARRHPGHYMAMFESGISINRTPELALVSGRALAVLEKAADKLSEHIDPAKRPPPQMVSAHIWAMSHGVVELFARGSPGTKSPFPPEDLLESGIGIYLRGLGLLEADD; from the coding sequence GTGCCTAAACGCGGCTATCATCACGGCAATCTACGCCAGGCACTCGTCGACGCCGCCCTGATCCTGATTGAGGAGAAGGGCCCGACCGGTTTCACCTTGTCCGAGGCCGCCAAGCGTGCAGGCGTTACCCCGGCTGCCGTTTATCGCCATTTCGAAGGCCGCGAGGACCTGATCGCCGAGGCTGCACGCCAGGGCTATGAAATATTCGCCGATCTGATGGAATATGCCTATGAAACCGGCCAGCCGTCCGATCTGGCCTCGTTCGAAGCCACTGGCCGCGCCTATCTGGCTTTCGCCCGCCGCCATCCGGGCCATTATATGGCGATGTTTGAAAGCGGCATATCGATTAACCGCACGCCGGAACTGGCGCTGGTTTCAGGGCGCGCTTTGGCAGTTCTGGAAAAAGCTGCCGATAAACTGTCTGAACACATCGATCCGGCCAAGCGCCCGCCGCCACAAATGGTCTCGGCTCACATATGGGCCATGAGCCACGGTGTCGTCGAATTGTTCGCACGCGGCTCTCCCGGCACAAAGTCTCCCTTTCCTCCGGAGGATCTGTTGGAAAGTGGTATTGGTATCTATCTGCGCGGGCTGGGACTGCTTGAAGCCGATGACTAA
- the ppk2 gene encoding polyphosphate kinase 2, with the protein MTLPFDGAISQFYKADAPDAVRAAIQDAGKKDILSSSYPYSKALDKDDYEAEIERLQLELVRFQADVKETGKRVVIVFEGRDAAGKGGTIKRFRENLNPRVARTVALSKPSDRETGQWYFQRYIDHLPTEGEIVLFDRSWYNRGVVEHVFGFCKPEQREHFFTQVPDFEEMLIDEGIILKKLWLNVGRAEQLRRFLSREKDPLKQWKLSWIDVEGLKKWDAYSDAISETFARSHSDHAPWTIVRSDDKKRARLSAIKSVLADCDYAGKGKDLAPDAKICGGPDIWGA; encoded by the coding sequence ATGACCTTGCCTTTCGACGGTGCCATCAGCCAGTTCTACAAAGCGGATGCCCCCGATGCCGTACGCGCCGCCATTCAGGATGCGGGCAAGAAAGATATCCTGTCCTCGAGCTATCCCTATTCCAAGGCGCTGGACAAAGACGACTACGAAGCTGAGATCGAACGCCTGCAATTGGAGCTGGTCCGGTTTCAGGCCGATGTGAAAGAAACCGGCAAACGCGTCGTCATCGTATTTGAAGGTCGGGACGCCGCCGGAAAAGGCGGCACAATCAAGCGCTTCCGCGAGAACCTTAATCCGCGCGTGGCGCGCACTGTTGCACTCTCCAAACCCTCAGACCGCGAAACCGGCCAATGGTATTTCCAACGCTACATAGACCACCTGCCCACCGAAGGCGAAATCGTCCTGTTCGACCGCAGCTGGTATAATCGTGGCGTTGTCGAGCACGTCTTCGGCTTCTGCAAACCCGAGCAACGGGAACATTTCTTCACCCAGGTCCCCGATTTCGAAGAAATGCTGATCGACGAAGGCATCATCCTGAAAAAGCTCTGGCTGAACGTCGGGCGCGCTGAACAACTCCGTCGTTTCCTCAGCCGAGAGAAAGACCCGTTGAAGCAGTGGAAACTCAGCTGGATCGACGTCGAAGGCCTGAAGAAATGGGACGCCTACAGCGACGCCATTTCCGAAACCTTCGCGCGTAGCCATTCCGACCATGCCCCTTGGACCATCGTGCGCTCAGACGACAAAAAGCGTGCACGCCTCAGCGCCATCAAAAGTGTGCTGGCCGATTGCGACTATGCTGGCAAAGGCAAAGACTTGGCGCCTGACGCCAAAATCTGCGGCGGACCGGACATCTGGGGTGCCTAA
- a CDS encoding alpha/beta fold hydrolase, with protein sequence MLRAPVLSAVLAIAALVIASALIIDRVADIREARIEARFPPTSEIVTVEGREIHVTVMGEGPDLVLIHGAGGNSREFMTEIGEELAQNYRLFIVDRPGFGWSERISRNNRNPFTTIAASPADQAHILSAAVTAKGASAPLVLGHSFGGAVAMAWGLNEPATGLVIVSGATMPWPGKLDAYYRILGNSVGGAVLPPLISAFVSTKRVDTTLSGVFAPQPVPVGYRERAATMLATRARSLRANGRQVNNLRPHIVEMSAHYPDMALPTEILHGDVDTTTPMVTHAIPLSETLPNANLTIMEGIGHMPHQVATGDVIAAIDRVATRAGLR encoded by the coding sequence ATGTTGCGCGCACCCGTGCTGAGTGCGGTGCTGGCCATTGCCGCGTTGGTGATTGCCAGCGCCCTGATCATCGACCGCGTCGCCGACATCCGCGAAGCCCGGATCGAGGCCCGATTTCCACCAACCAGCGAGATCGTTACCGTCGAAGGCCGTGAAATACATGTTACCGTGATGGGCGAAGGTCCTGATTTGGTGCTGATCCATGGTGCGGGCGGAAATAGCCGCGAGTTTATGACCGAGATCGGCGAAGAACTGGCGCAAAACTATCGACTGTTCATCGTCGATCGTCCCGGATTTGGTTGGAGCGAGCGCATCAGCCGGAACAATCGCAACCCTTTCACAACCATTGCAGCAAGCCCCGCCGATCAAGCACATATCCTGTCAGCCGCCGTCACCGCTAAAGGTGCAAGTGCTCCATTGGTGCTTGGCCATTCATTTGGGGGTGCAGTGGCGATGGCTTGGGGATTGAACGAACCTGCGACCGGGCTTGTCATTGTGTCTGGTGCGACCATGCCGTGGCCCGGCAAACTTGACGCCTATTACCGGATTCTCGGCAATTCAGTTGGCGGTGCTGTTCTGCCGCCACTTATCTCGGCTTTTGTGTCAACGAAAAGGGTAGACACAACGCTAAGCGGCGTATTTGCTCCACAACCCGTCCCAGTTGGCTATCGCGAAAGGGCCGCGACGATGTTGGCAACCCGTGCCAGAAGCCTGCGCGCCAATGGCCGTCAGGTGAACAACCTACGCCCCCATATCGTCGAAATGTCAGCGCACTACCCCGATATGGCCCTTCCAACCGAAATCCTGCACGGGGATGTCGATACCACCACGCCAATGGTCACCCATGCCATCCCGCTGTCTGAGACTCTGCCGAATGCAAATCTGACCATCATGGAAGGCATTGGCCACATGCCGCACCAGGTCGCAACCGGTGACGTAATCGCAGCAATCGACCGCGTCGCAACCCGCGCCGGATTGCGCTAA
- a CDS encoding homoserine O-succinyltransferase, which translates to MPIKLPSTLPAYDVLAREGVMVMPEDAAQHQDIRPMRIGLLNLMPKKIQTENQFARLIGATPLQIELQLIRMSEHQTKTTAAEHMAEFYRPFQEIKDQKFDGLIITGAPIEHLPFEDVTYWSELEEVMEWTQTNVHSTFGVCWGGMAMINHFHGVQKHILPAKLFGCYRHSNKSPQSPYLRGFSDDCVIPVSRWTEMKQDEIDHAGGLTTLLGSNEAGPCLVQDEAHRALYIFNHFEYDSGTLKEEYDRDIANGTPINVPSNYYPDDDPSNDPQNRWRSHAHLLYGNWISEIYLTTPYDMSLIGQTTTDLRK; encoded by the coding sequence ATGCCGATCAAACTGCCCTCGACCCTGCCTGCCTATGATGTCCTCGCGCGCGAGGGTGTTATGGTCATGCCCGAGGACGCAGCTCAGCACCAGGACATCCGGCCCATGCGCATTGGGCTTTTGAACCTGATGCCCAAGAAAATTCAGACCGAAAATCAGTTCGCCCGCCTGATCGGCGCAACTCCTTTGCAGATCGAATTGCAACTGATCCGCATGTCTGAGCACCAAACCAAGACCACCGCCGCCGAACACATGGCCGAGTTCTATCGTCCCTTCCAAGAGATCAAGGACCAGAAGTTTGACGGTCTGATCATCACCGGTGCGCCCATCGAACACCTACCGTTCGAAGACGTAACCTATTGGAGCGAGTTGGAGGAGGTCATGGAATGGACCCAGACCAACGTCCACTCCACCTTCGGCGTCTGCTGGGGTGGCATGGCGATGATTAACCATTTCCATGGGGTTCAGAAGCACATCCTTCCGGCCAAACTATTCGGCTGCTACCGGCATTCCAATAAATCGCCGCAAAGCCCGTATTTGCGCGGGTTTTCAGATGATTGCGTCATCCCGGTCAGTCGTTGGACCGAGATGAAGCAGGACGAAATTGACCATGCTGGCGGGTTGACCACATTGCTTGGATCAAACGAGGCCGGCCCCTGTCTGGTGCAAGACGAAGCGCATCGCGCGCTCTATATCTTCAACCACTTCGAATACGACAGTGGCACGCTGAAAGAAGAATACGACCGTGATATCGCCAATGGCACGCCCATCAATGTGCCGTCGAATTACTACCCGGATGACGATCCGTCCAACGATCCGCAAAACCGCTGGCGCAGCCATGCCCATCTTCTCTATGGCAACTGGATCTCCGAGATTTATCTGACGACGCCATACGACATGAGCCTGATCGGCCAAACCACGACGGATCTCAGAAAGTGA